Proteins from a genomic interval of Candidatus Reconcilbacillus cellulovorans:
- a CDS encoding DNA polymerase domain-containing protein has translation MEAVTEQTTVDIAGHRLTITRPSKLLWPAMGITKLEYLTRLAELAPYLLRYCRDRYLTAVRCPDGVGGQSFYQKNCPRPAPPFVRTARHGDVEYVVPDSLPTLLWLGNLACLEFHVSFHRVGDELPAEWIIDIDPPGDREPRLARAALLVGETLDRMNVRSVPKTSGASGIQIWVPIRRGYTFEQLRSVGRFVGEYLVRLHSDLFTVARRKADRGNRIYIDYLQHWRGKTLAAPYTPRATPFAGVSMPLTWDEIERGADPREFNLRTARDRLERTGDLLAATPPQSLDHVLDALGAGSPAARRTR, from the coding sequence ATCGAAGCCGTGACCGAACAAACGACCGTCGACATCGCCGGACATCGTCTGACGATCACCCGCCCCTCCAAATTGCTCTGGCCGGCGATGGGCATCACCAAACTGGAATATTTGACCCGACTGGCCGAACTCGCGCCGTATCTGCTGCGTTACTGCCGGGATCGATACCTGACGGCGGTGCGCTGCCCGGACGGCGTCGGCGGCCAATCGTTTTACCAAAAAAACTGCCCGCGCCCCGCGCCGCCGTTCGTCCGAACGGCTCGACACGGCGACGTCGAATACGTCGTGCCGGACTCGTTGCCGACGCTGCTCTGGCTGGGCAATCTGGCGTGTCTCGAGTTCCACGTGTCGTTCCATCGCGTCGGCGACGAACTGCCGGCCGAATGGATCATCGATATCGATCCGCCGGGCGACCGGGAACCTCGCCTGGCGCGGGCGGCCCTTCTCGTCGGCGAAACGCTGGACCGGATGAACGTCCGGTCGGTGCCGAAAACATCCGGCGCGAGCGGAATCCAGATCTGGGTCCCGATCCGGCGCGGCTACACGTTCGAGCAGCTGCGAAGCGTCGGCCGGTTCGTCGGCGAGTACCTCGTCCGGCTGCATTCCGATCTGTTCACCGTCGCGCGCCGGAAAGCCGACCGCGGAAACCGAATCTATATCGATTATCTTCAGCATTGGCGCGGCAAAACGTTGGCAGCGCCCTACACGCCGCGCGCCACCCCGTTCGCCGGCGTCTCGATGCCGCTGACCTGGGATGAAATCGAACGCGGCGCCGACCCGCGCGAATTCAACCTGCGGACCGCGCGCGACCGGCTGGAGCGGACGGGCGACTTGTTGGCCGCGACGCCGCCGCAGTCGCTCGATCACGTGCTCGACGCGTTAGGCGCCGGTTCGCCCGCCGCCCGGCGGACGCGCTAG